One Homo sapiens chromosome 3, GRCh38.p14 Primary Assembly genomic window carries:
- the GP5 gene encoding platelet glycoprotein V precursor has product MLRGTLLCAVLGLLRAQPFPCPPACKCVFRDAAQCSGGDVARISALGLPTNLTHILLFGMGRGVLQSQSFSGMTVLQRLMISDSHISAVAPGTFSDLIKLKTLRLSRNKITHLPGALLDKMVLLEQLFLDHNALRGIDQNMFQKLVNLQELALNQNQLDFLPASLFTNLENLKLLDLSGNNLTHLPKGLLGAQAKLERLLLHSNRLVSLDSGLLNSLGALTELQFHRNHIRSIAPGAFDRLPNLSSLTLSRNHLAFLPSALFLHSHNLTLLTLFENPLAELPGVLFGEMGGLQELWLNRTQLRTLPAAAFRNLSRLRYLGVTLSPRLSALPQGAFQGLGELQVLALHSNGLTALPDGLLRGLGKLRQVSLRRNRLRALPRALFRNLSSLESVQLDHNQLETLPGDVFGALPRLTEVLLGHNSWRCDCGLGPFLGWLRQHLGLVGGEEPPRCAGPGAHAGLPLWALPGGDAECPGPRGPPPRPAADSSSEAPVHPALAPNSSEPWVWAQPVTTGKGQDHSPFWGFYFLLLAVQAMITVIIVFAMIKIGQLFRKLIRERALG; this is encoded by the coding sequence ATGCTGAGGGGGACTCTACTGTGCGCGGTGCTCGGGCTTCTGCGCGCCCAGCCCTTCCCCTGTCCGCCAGCTTGCAAGTGTGTCTTCCGGGACGCCGCGCAGTGCTCGGGGGGCGACGTGGCGCGCATCTCCGCGCTAGGCCTGCCCACCAACCTCACGCACATCCTGCTCTTCGGAATGGGCCGCGGCGTCCTGCAGAGCCAGAGCTTCAGCGGCATGACCGTCCTGCAGCGCCTCATGATCTCCGACAGCCACATTTCCGCCGTTGCCCCCGGCACCTTCAGTGACCTGATAAAACTGAAAACCCTGAGGCTGTCGCGCAACAAAATCACGCATCTTCCAGGTGCGCTGCTGGATAAGATGGTGCTCCTGGAGCAGTTGTTTTTGGACCACAATGCGCTAAGGGGCATTGACCAAAACATGTTTCAGAAACTGGTTAACCTGCAGGAGCTCGCTCTGAACCAGAATCAGCTCGATTTCCTTCCTGCCAGTCTCTTCACGAATCTGGAGAACCTGAAGTTGTTGGATTTATCGGGAAACAACCTGACCCACCTGCCCAAGGGGTTGCTTGGAGCACAGGCTAAGCTCGAGAGACTTCTGCTCCACTCGAACCGCCTTGTGTCTCTGGATTCGGGGCTGTTGAACAGCCTGGGCGCCCTGACGGAGCTGCAGTTCCACCGAAATCACATCCGTTCCATCGCACCCGGGGCCTTCGACCggctcccaaacctcagttctttgACGCTTTCGAGAAACCACCTTGCGTTTCTCCCCTCTGCGCTCTTTCTTCATTCGCACAATCTGACTCTGTTGACTCTGTTCGAGAACCCGCTGGCAGAGCTCCCGGGGGTGCTCTTCGGGGAGATGGGGGGCCTGCAGGAGCTGTGGCTGAACCGCACCCAGCTGCGCACCCTGCCCGCCGCCGCCTTCCGCAACCTGAGCCGCCTGCGGTACTTAGGGGTGACTCTGAGCCCGCGGCTGAGCGCGCTTCCGCAGGGCGCCTTCCAGGGCCTTGGCGAGCTCCAGGTGCTCGCCCTGCACTCCAACGGCCTGACCGCCCTCCCCGACGGCTTGCTGCGCGGCCTCGGCAAGCTGCGCCAGGTGTCCCTGCGCCGCAACAGGCTGCGCGCCCTGCCCCGTGCCCTCTTCCGCAATCTCAGCAGCCTGGAGAGCGTCCAGCTCGACCACAACCAGCTGGAGACCCTGCCTGGCGACGTGTTTGGGGCTCTGCCCCGGCTGACGGAGGTCCTGTTGGGGCACAACTCCTGGCGCTGCGACTGTGGCCTGGGGCCCTTCCTGGGGTGGCTGCGGCAGCACCTAGGCCTCGTGGGCGGGGAAGAGCCCCCACGGTGCGCAGGCCCTGGGGCGCACGCCGGCCTGCCGCTCTGGGCCCTGCCGGGGGGTGACGCGGAGTGCCCGGGCCCCCGGGGCCCGCCTCCCCGCCCCGCTGCGGACAGCTCCTCGGAAGCCCCTGTCCACCCAGCCTTGGCTCCCAACAGCTCAGAACCCTGGGTGTGGGCCCAGCCGGTGACCACGGGCAAAGGTCAAGATCATAGTCCGTTCTGGgggttttattttctgcttttagcTGTTCAGGCCATGATCACCGTGATCATCGTGTTTGCTATGATTAAAATTGGCCAACTCTTTCGAAAATTAATCAGAGAGAGAGCCCTTGGGTAA